Proteins encoded by one window of Clostridium bornimense:
- a CDS encoding NAD(P)-dependent oxidoreductase, whose translation MRSIGFIGIGVMGKHMVRNLMKNGYEVSIYSRTKSKAKEVIEEGALWCDDIKSCVNNKDVVITIVGYPKDVEEVYFGENGIIENSNKGTILIDMTTTSPKLSERIYEEGMKKGLLALDAPVSGGDIGAKNGTLSIMVGGDEEVFAKALDVFKAMGTNIIYEGKAGAGQHTKMANQIAIAGTIAGTCEAIAYGRANGLDTRKMLNSISEGAAGSWQLKNNGKNILDENLDPGFYIKHFIKDMKIANDEAEGRKLSLDILKDVLKIYEELENEGMGDLGTQALIKYYSKK comes from the coding sequence ATGAGAAGCATTGGATTTATTGGAATTGGTGTTATGGGGAAACATATGGTTAGAAATTTAATGAAGAATGGTTACGAGGTTTCAATATATAGTAGAACCAAAAGTAAAGCCAAGGAAGTTATAGAAGAAGGGGCATTATGGTGTGATGATATAAAGAGTTGTGTAAACAATAAAGATGTTGTTATAACAATAGTAGGATATCCAAAGGATGTTGAGGAAGTTTATTTTGGGGAAAATGGAATAATCGAAAATAGTAATAAAGGAACTATATTAATAGATATGACTACAACTAGTCCAAAACTTTCAGAAAGAATTTATGAAGAGGGTATGAAAAAAGGATTATTAGCTTTAGATGCTCCAGTTTCTGGTGGAGACATTGGTGCGAAAAACGGTACATTGTCTATAATGGTAGGTGGTGACGAAGAGGTTTTTGCTAAAGCTTTAGATGTTTTTAAGGCTATGGGAACAAATATAATATATGAAGGAAAAGCTGGAGCAGGTCAACATACAAAGATGGCAAATCAAATTGCTATAGCTGGTACAATTGCAGGAACATGTGAAGCTATTGCTTATGGAAGAGCAAATGGACTTGATACAAGGAAAATGTTAAATAGTATAAGTGAAGGTGCAGCAGGAAGTTGGCAGCTTAAAAATAATGGTAAGAATATATTAGATGAAAATTTAGATCCTGGTTTCTATATAAAGCATTTTATAAAGGATATGAAAATTGCTAATGATGAAGCAGAAGGTAGAAAGCTTTCATTAGATATATTAAAAGATGTTCTGAAAATTTATGAGGAACTTGAAAATGAAGGTATGGGAGATTTAGGAACACAAGCTTTGATTAAATATTATAGTAAGAAATAA
- a CDS encoding WD40/YVTN/BNR-like repeat-containing protein translates to MKNKRSLFLYMLVNPIFIIVYWISWYEFVPVYQYGFLRTNIKILLLSGVFFIIWLIWFIVRRVEKNLWEKYRGFYKQWICIALILIMAITLKYGYEVYKITINSKGYFVDKYNEYKNTKEIVYENENKIYKDGLKGIINNISKEVELPKKLYISNLNLTFEEDGTITSFSAGIYGKDKKGKKKEYGISYYSDSTSKITIHSYSYGNTNEDDDYTVEQLNKCLNIIPLESDIESWWEGEEYGIIYKGKRNWGYEKEGILYIDFNGNIRGASKVLSEIKGKTISVYVPDKEEKITPKRYNFVKDLNNIESEDYVGIPSESEKNDENVLKVGETIFLEDGTVIYRFNEDIKYKLEVTSSSLGSRTYALYKLNKEDSSWVEINWIAFGMSMGQVSSITFINEDLGFVVLAYGSGNDAKVFRTEDGGKTYTQIKMKLVDARGMRFNVNPYDSTEKVYEKDGLLYLEVRQENDGYYAKSSEGLYISKDHGENWEFEKELDGEE, encoded by the coding sequence ATGAAAAATAAAAGAAGTTTATTTTTATATATGTTGGTTAATCCTATTTTTATTATAGTATATTGGATATCATGGTATGAATTTGTTCCAGTATATCAATATGGATTTTTACGGACTAACATAAAGATATTACTTTTATCTGGAGTATTCTTTATAATATGGTTGATCTGGTTTATCGTAAGAAGAGTAGAAAAAAATCTTTGGGAAAAGTATAGGGGCTTTTATAAACAATGGATATGTATAGCCCTTATATTAATAATGGCAATAACTTTGAAATATGGATATGAAGTATATAAAATTACTATAAATTCAAAAGGATATTTTGTTGATAAGTATAATGAATATAAAAATACAAAAGAGATTGTATATGAAAATGAGAATAAAATATACAAGGATGGCTTAAAAGGAATTATTAATAATATTTCAAAGGAAGTAGAGTTACCAAAAAAATTGTACATTAGTAACCTGAATCTTACTTTTGAAGAAGATGGTACAATTACTTCTTTTTCAGCAGGTATTTATGGAAAAGATAAAAAAGGAAAGAAAAAGGAATATGGTATTAGTTATTATAGTGATTCAACTAGTAAGATTACAATACATTCATATTCTTACGGAAATACTAATGAAGATGATGATTATACAGTAGAACAATTAAATAAATGTTTAAATATCATTCCTTTAGAAAGTGATATTGAGAGTTGGTGGGAAGGTGAAGAGTATGGCATTATATATAAGGGGAAAAGAAACTGGGGATACGAAAAAGAAGGAATTCTATATATTGATTTCAATGGAAATATACGAGGAGCAAGTAAAGTATTATCTGAAATAAAGGGAAAAACTATATCTGTTTATGTACCAGATAAAGAAGAGAAAATTACACCTAAAAGATATAATTTTGTAAAAGATCTAAATAATATAGAATCCGAAGATTATGTAGGAATACCAAGTGAATCAGAAAAAAATGATGAAAATGTACTTAAAGTAGGAGAAACAATATTTCTAGAGGACGGAACAGTTATTTATAGGTTTAATGAGGATATTAAATATAAGTTAGAGGTGACAAGTTCATCTTTAGGAAGTAGAACTTATGCATTATATAAGTTGAATAAAGAAGATAGCTCATGGGTGGAAATTAATTGGATAGCTTTTGGGATGTCAATGGGTCAAGTATCCTCAATAACTTTTATAAATGAAGATTTAGGATTTGTAGTATTAGCATATGGAAGTGGCAACGATGCAAAAGTATTTCGTACAGAAGATGGTGGAAAAACTTATACACAGATAAAAATGAAGTTAGTAGATGCAAGAGGTATGAGGTTTAATGTTAATCCATATGATTCTACAGAAAAGGTATATGAAAAAGATGGCTTATTATATTTAGAGGTCAGACAAGAAAATGATGGATATTATGCTAAAAGTTCTGAGGGACTATATATATCTAAAGATCATGGAGAGAATTGGGAATTTGAAAAAGAACTTGATGGGGAGGAGTAA
- a CDS encoding HAD family hydrolase yields the protein MNIDSIIFDLDGTLWNSIEGVCSAWKTVLDTYPEINRVITPKDMESCMGLTVDTIRKKLFPDLDEDMQIQIMKECCDSEKIYLGKHGGKLYPNLECTLKKLSKKYKLFIVSNCQDGYIQCFFEAHNLEKYFIDIECSGSTGLSKGENNKLIIERNHLQNPVYVGDTIGDRESAIIANIPFIYARYGFGDVDDYDYVIDNFEEILSLNL from the coding sequence ATGAACATCGATAGTATTATTTTTGATTTAGATGGAACACTTTGGAACTCCATAGAAGGAGTTTGCAGTGCATGGAAGACAGTATTAGATACCTACCCTGAAATAAATAGAGTTATAACACCTAAAGATATGGAAAGCTGTATGGGACTAACAGTAGATACAATAAGAAAGAAATTATTTCCCGATTTAGATGAGGATATGCAAATTCAGATTATGAAAGAATGTTGTGATTCAGAAAAAATCTACTTAGGTAAACATGGTGGAAAATTATATCCTAATCTAGAATGTACCCTTAAAAAGTTATCTAAAAAATATAAACTATTTATAGTAAGCAATTGCCAAGATGGTTACATACAATGCTTCTTTGAAGCTCATAACTTAGAAAAATATTTTATAGATATAGAATGTTCAGGATCAACAGGGCTTTCTAAAGGAGAAAATAATAAGCTGATTATTGAAAGAAATCATCTACAAAACCCTGTTTATGTAGGTGACACCATCGGTGATAGAGAATCAGCTATTATAGCTAATATTCCTTTTATATATGCTAGATATGGCTTTGGTGATGTTGATGATTATGATTATGTTATCGATAATTTTGAAGAAATTCTTTCACTTAATCTATGA
- a CDS encoding WD40/YVTN/BNR-like repeat-containing protein — translation MNKIRNRIVFVLLMTFLVGSLLQGCSGAETVKSDKYTETTLKLKNNNMYKTNFQGVLEDIRDEIEMPEQLYVDEDNNISMKFKANGIITFIKGRLYGVNKEGETIFYDMYYNREISKKIKVRYNIANREIDDQCEIETLLDIMKGINLREAVYNWDSEEYGILFYGNRKWEAGTEGIIYVNGKGDKREEEALENTISTASMSLYIPEKEEIITPKRYILVKDINEINGKAYNGEDRINVDASMNMSSGEFEILDNGEVVYKLNNNVRYYLKIIAAAAGSREYGLYISEDDGDTWGEVNYEPLDKMGQAAFMIFIDEELGFISLATNGGKNGYLYRSEDGGYTFEEINYNESARNNNSSIDIDIEYFDYPEKVYKKDGFLYMEVGQGADGDYKGNCKGIYISRDCGNKWEFLKISNTTSDGD, via the coding sequence ATGAATAAGATAAGAAATAGGATAGTGTTTGTTCTTTTAATGACATTTTTAGTTGGTAGTTTATTACAAGGTTGTAGTGGCGCGGAAACAGTAAAAAGTGATAAGTATACAGAAACGACGTTAAAGTTAAAAAACAACAACATGTATAAGACAAATTTTCAAGGAGTTTTAGAGGATATTAGGGATGAGATAGAAATGCCAGAACAGTTATATGTAGATGAAGATAATAACATTTCAATGAAATTTAAGGCTAATGGAATAATCACATTTATAAAAGGTAGATTATATGGAGTAAATAAAGAGGGGGAAACTATTTTTTATGATATGTATTACAATAGGGAAATTTCTAAAAAAATTAAGGTAAGATATAATATCGCTAATAGGGAAATAGATGATCAATGTGAAATAGAAACATTACTAGATATTATGAAAGGAATAAATTTACGTGAAGCAGTGTATAACTGGGATAGTGAAGAATATGGAATATTATTTTATGGAAATAGAAAATGGGAGGCAGGAACAGAAGGAATTATATATGTTAATGGTAAGGGAGATAAAAGGGAAGAAGAGGCTTTAGAAAATACTATATCAACAGCGTCAATGTCTCTATACATACCAGAGAAGGAAGAAATAATAACTCCAAAACGATATATATTAGTAAAAGATATAAATGAGATTAATGGAAAAGCTTATAATGGTGAAGATAGAATTAATGTTGATGCATCTATGAATATGAGCAGTGGAGAATTTGAAATCTTAGATAATGGAGAAGTTGTATATAAGTTAAATAATAATGTAAGATATTATTTAAAAATAATTGCTGCAGCGGCTGGAAGTAGAGAATATGGATTATATATAAGTGAAGATGATGGAGATACTTGGGGCGAGGTAAACTATGAACCATTAGATAAGATGGGACAAGCAGCTTTTATGATTTTTATTGATGAAGAGTTAGGTTTTATATCCTTGGCTACCAATGGCGGAAAAAATGGCTATTTATATAGAAGTGAAGATGGTGGATATACTTTTGAAGAAATTAATTATAATGAATCAGCAAGAAATAATAATAGTTCTATAGATATAGATATAGAATATTTTGATTATCCAGAAAAAGTATATAAAAAAGATGGTTTTCTTTATATGGAAGTTGGACAAGGTGCCGATGGTGACTATAAAGGTAATTGCAAAGGAATATATATTTCTAGAGATTGTGGAAATAAGTGGGAGTTTTTAAAAATTTCTAATACCACCAGCGATGGAGATTAG
- a CDS encoding ABC transporter ATP-binding protein, with the protein MKKNGDNVDIIIFFLAIYLFVIIIENLLTYVTNYLKKMLSEYLNKYISKVTMEKIATLDLIQFDDAKIYDDLQKVNDESVSRSVEFLSILIELIKNVIGLIGTITIFLTFNPIIIILCIFTTIPMFYISISASKKEFSLYNERLEKRRLVMQLRSIFIKNENIKEMKIFGIGTYFKNFMLDVYQKYIDEDKVVRKKFLKSFALGITFENMISYAIKLYTILVSINKKASIGSITMYISGIDTVQNSMITILNIVSELYENELYMKSLFNILELQPKYKISNEKKIIFNREFKEIEFRNVWFKYPNKDQYALKNINLKIQANKTYSLVGMNGSGKTTLIKLLSMLYLPDKGDIYIDGINIKNYDRESIYKNIAVVFQDFLRYPLDVAKNIGLGNIDEIDNINYIMEAAKKSGAAEFIENLPNKYNTQLQKEWSEGVDLSLGQWQKLAISRAFMADRSILILDEPTASLDAVAEYEIFKSFKEIIDGRTCILISHRFSTVKLADEILVIKDGEIIEQGTHEELSKSNGLYEKLYSMQSESYVTN; encoded by the coding sequence TTGAAAAAAAATGGAGACAATGTAGATATAATTATATTTTTTTTAGCTATATATTTATTTGTAATTATTATAGAAAATCTTTTGACTTATGTAACTAATTATTTAAAAAAGATGTTATCGGAATATTTAAATAAGTATATATCAAAAGTAACTATGGAAAAGATAGCAACATTAGATCTAATACAATTTGATGACGCAAAAATCTATGATGATTTACAAAAAGTAAATGATGAATCTGTTAGTAGATCTGTTGAGTTTTTATCTATATTAATTGAACTAATAAAAAATGTTATAGGATTAATAGGAACAATAACAATATTCTTAACGTTCAATCCAATAATAATAATTTTATGTATTTTCACTACTATACCGATGTTTTATATCAGTATAAGTGCATCTAAAAAGGAATTTTCATTGTATAACGAGAGATTAGAGAAAAGAAGGTTAGTTATGCAACTTCGTTCTATTTTTATAAAGAATGAAAATATAAAGGAGATGAAGATTTTTGGTATAGGTACATACTTTAAAAACTTTATGTTAGATGTATATCAGAAATATATTGATGAGGATAAGGTAGTGCGAAAGAAATTTTTAAAGAGTTTTGCTTTAGGAATAACTTTTGAAAATATGATTTCATATGCTATAAAACTATATACAATATTGGTGTCTATTAATAAGAAAGCTTCTATAGGTAGTATAACTATGTATATATCAGGAATTGATACAGTGCAAAATTCTATGATTACAATACTTAATATAGTAAGTGAGCTTTATGAGAATGAGTTATATATGAAAAGCCTATTCAATATATTAGAATTGCAACCTAAATATAAAATATCTAACGAGAAAAAAATCATATTTAACCGAGAATTTAAAGAAATAGAATTCAGAAATGTATGGTTTAAGTATCCTAACAAAGATCAATATGCTCTTAAGAATATTAATTTGAAGATACAAGCAAATAAAACTTATTCATTAGTAGGAATGAATGGATCAGGGAAAACAACATTAATTAAACTATTAAGTATGCTATATTTGCCTGATAAAGGTGATATTTATATAGATGGTATTAATATAAAAAATTATGATAGAGAGTCAATATATAAGAATATTGCAGTAGTTTTTCAAGATTTTCTACGTTATCCATTAGATGTGGCAAAAAATATTGGGCTCGGAAATATCGATGAAATAGATAACATAAATTATATTATGGAAGCTGCAAAAAAATCTGGTGCTGCTGAATTTATAGAAAATCTTCCTAATAAATATAATACTCAACTTCAAAAAGAATGGAGTGAGGGTGTAGATTTATCACTTGGTCAGTGGCAGAAGCTGGCGATTTCTAGAGCATTTATGGCAGATAGATCTATCTTAATATTAGATGAACCCACAGCATCATTAGATGCAGTAGCAGAATATGAAATATTTAAAAGCTTTAAAGAAATCATAGATGGTAGGACATGTATATTAATTTCACATAGATTTTCTACAGTAAAGTTGGCTGATGAGATATTAGTAATAAAGGATGGAGAAATAATAGAACAAGGAACACATGAGGAGTTATCTAAAAGCAATGGGTTATATGAAAAGTTATATAGTATGCAATCTGAGTCATATGTGACAAATTAG
- a CDS encoding radical SAM/SPASM domain-containing protein, translating to MESTASRLKSLFDLKKSNEIFRLGKLFKTENIHYFYDLGTSKVLQLDDEAYEILNFLFDRENRMDWDDFVETLGDKHLKALDQLEEIIEDENLFLAPKMERLYTRNHCENLENIVNNDLKQVILELTGKCNLRCGYCIYNDDYDGNRNFNSNDMNKEVAKAAIDYTIKHSNGEVAVTFYGGEPLLNFELLKWSMEYAKETIKDRTVTFSFTTNLTLVTKEIAEYLSTVDNLTVLCSLDGPEEVQNSYRKYVDGRGTFNDAIRGLKYLVQAFEKNDTNTISINGVFAPPYSFEKAEKVNRFFQELSWLPESTDINVTYPSDGSIKDSSAIQELLENPIYIKEGKLINTLYEWSKEKIDEFDLKLDDTKMITMGGIQKRLLGIHNRRISKEPLIKQNFNGCCVPGSRRLYVDTKGDFYLCERIGNSPSIGNVYDGMDFDKIKKYYIEDYSNGSIEECSKCWASALCYKCYAENYTKDGFNKEYKNSRCDSVRDSIEDGLSLYHYILETNPEKLDILNEIETI from the coding sequence ATGGAGAGTACTGCAAGTAGATTGAAAAGTTTATTTGATCTAAAGAAGTCAAATGAAATTTTTAGATTAGGAAAACTATTTAAAACAGAGAATATACATTATTTTTATGATCTAGGAACAAGTAAAGTATTGCAATTAGATGATGAGGCCTATGAGATTCTTAATTTCTTATTTGATAGAGAAAACAGAATGGATTGGGATGACTTTGTTGAAACTTTAGGTGATAAACATTTAAAAGCATTGGATCAATTAGAAGAAATTATTGAAGATGAAAATTTGTTTTTAGCTCCTAAGATGGAAAGGTTATATACTAGAAATCACTGTGAAAACCTAGAAAACATCGTTAATAACGATTTAAAACAAGTAATATTAGAATTGACCGGAAAGTGCAATTTAAGATGTGGATATTGTATATATAATGATGATTATGATGGAAATAGAAATTTTAATTCTAATGATATGAATAAAGAAGTAGCTAAAGCAGCAATAGATTATACAATAAAGCATTCTAATGGAGAGGTAGCAGTAACTTTTTATGGTGGAGAGCCTTTGTTAAACTTTGAATTATTAAAGTGGTCTATGGAATATGCTAAAGAAACTATAAAAGACAGAACGGTTACTTTCTCATTTACTACTAATCTTACTTTAGTTACAAAGGAAATAGCAGAATATTTAAGCACAGTAGATAATTTGACAGTTCTCTGTAGTTTGGATGGACCAGAGGAGGTTCAAAATAGCTATAGAAAATACGTAGATGGAAGAGGAACTTTTAATGATGCAATACGAGGACTTAAATATTTAGTTCAAGCTTTTGAAAAGAATGATACTAATACAATTAGTATCAATGGAGTATTTGCCCCACCATATAGTTTTGAAAAAGCTGAAAAGGTTAACAGGTTTTTTCAAGAGTTATCTTGGTTGCCAGAGAGTACAGATATAAATGTTACATATCCATCTGATGGTAGTATAAAAGATAGCAGTGCAATACAAGAACTTTTAGAGAATCCTATATATATAAAGGAAGGAAAATTGATAAACACTTTATATGAATGGAGTAAAGAAAAGATAGATGAATTTGATCTTAAATTAGATGATACGAAGATGATAACAATGGGTGGAATACAAAAGAGACTTTTAGGAATTCATAATAGAAGAATATCAAAAGAGCCACTTATTAAACAAAATTTTAATGGTTGTTGTGTTCCAGGAAGTAGAAGGCTTTATGTAGATACAAAAGGAGATTTTTATCTATGTGAAAGAATAGGAAATTCTCCAAGTATAGGCAATGTATATGATGGTATGGATTTTGATAAGATTAAAAAATATTATATAGAAGATTATTCAAATGGATCTATTGAAGAATGTTCAAAGTGTTGGGCTTCTGCTTTGTGCTATAAATGTTATGCAGAAAATTATACTAAGGATGGTTTTAATAAAGAATATAAGAACTCAAGATGTGATTCGGTAAGAGATTCAATAGAAGATGGATTAAGTCTATATCACTATATTTTAGAAACAAATCCAGAAAAGCTAGATATTTTAAATGAAATTGAAACTATATAA
- a CDS encoding insulinase family protein, with protein sequence MIGINRLTGNLENGMSYYLYSSEGENKLRVILLNKGGVNYEKDDENGITHLLEHMCLAYGKYNEKDWFHTPVGIINGEEYICTGYTDFDRTVLKIYTRDEKNPIEKSLYLVNKIISGEIIKDEVFQEVKKLVIKECEDFSIRNELQKKIIEFITDGKKSILPMGKDSIIKNISLDDIIKVHRKNFIYNKLSILIIGNIDIFKVENILINNFNSSKSKENFIEYRKKDVIGYKENKELLLEDIRSKNNVLKAYYRFQSNDSEIRGRLIRYFFDRILEQYILTKYKEINNSISNVICTDRRNIFGSDYYIIVCKGIKEREWKKKYLTIIRGILKQGINKEDFMKEKETLKSILNILVNEEVDAEDIAKEYIHNFFNKEAILLIKDDYMIISKLINEISIDDLNNCMMSILDSKSRMVFIRGAYNDIGISKVKK encoded by the coding sequence ATGATAGGAATTAATAGATTAACAGGAAATTTAGAAAATGGGATGAGTTATTATCTTTATAGTAGCGAGGGGGAGAATAAACTAAGGGTAATATTACTAAATAAAGGCGGTGTAAATTATGAAAAAGATGATGAGAATGGTATTACTCATTTGCTAGAACATATGTGTTTAGCTTATGGAAAATATAATGAGAAAGATTGGTTTCATACACCAGTGGGAATTATTAATGGGGAAGAATATATATGCACAGGATATACAGATTTTGATAGAACAGTATTAAAAATATATACAAGAGACGAAAAAAATCCAATAGAAAAAAGCTTGTATCTCGTAAATAAGATTATCAGTGGAGAAATCATAAAAGATGAAGTTTTTCAAGAAGTGAAAAAGCTTGTAATAAAAGAATGCGAAGATTTTTCTATTAGAAATGAGTTGCAAAAAAAGATTATAGAATTTATAACAGATGGTAAAAAGAGTATATTACCAATGGGTAAAGATAGTATAATAAAGAATATATCTTTAGATGATATAATAAAAGTTCATAGAAAAAATTTTATATATAATAAGTTATCGATATTAATAATAGGTAATATAGATATCTTTAAAGTAGAAAATATATTAATAAATAATTTTAATTCAAGTAAATCTAAAGAAAATTTTATTGAATATAGGAAAAAGGATGTTATTGGATATAAAGAAAATAAAGAATTATTATTGGAAGATATAAGAAGTAAGAACAATGTACTGAAAGCATATTATAGATTTCAGAGTAATGACAGTGAAATTAGAGGAAGATTGATAAGATATTTTTTTGATAGAATATTAGAACAATATATTTTAACTAAATATAAAGAAATTAATAATAGTATATCTAACGTTATATGTACTGATAGAAGGAATATATTCGGTAGTGATTATTATATTATTGTTTGTAAAGGGATTAAAGAAAGAGAGTGGAAGAAAAAATATCTAACCATCATAAGGGGAATTTTAAAACAGGGTATTAATAAAGAAGACTTTATGAAAGAGAAAGAAACTCTTAAGAGTATTTTAAATATTTTAGTAAATGAAGAAGTGGATGCAGAAGATATAGCAAAAGAGTATATACATAATTTTTTTAATAAAGAGGCTATTCTTTTAATTAAAGATGATTATATGATAATTAGTAAACTTATTAATGAAATTAGTATAGATGATTTAAATAATTGTATGATGTCAATTTTAGATAGTAAAAGTAGAATGGTATTTATACGAGGGGCATATAATGATATAGGAATAAGTAAAGTTAAGAAATAA
- a CDS encoding serine hydrolase domain-containing protein: MSASISNYDNLKIILKEKANAILEDENSSTASIQYAISEGNKIIISDAVGFSDKDKNIKADNNSIYGIGSISKLYTTVAVLQLVDERKVDLDLAVTNYITNFKMKDQRYKKITVRMLLNHSAGFMGTTQGNVSFREINDMYGYDSFLDQLAEQNLKAEPGEYSVYSNDSFTLAQILVERVSGMEFTQYIKANITGPLALKNTKTPRDEFDRSKIAKAYDKYTGRVEPVENFMEIGMGGMYSTAEETCKFISDITNRDSKILSKNSVDAMGQKEYLKGVWPIDDNDNIWGFGLGWDCVKLFPFNRYGIKALSKSGETLDYKSYAVAIPEYDISVTVITSGGSFENNQYFAVSSLLELLKEKGIIKEGLPKAKLDYQRSQYMPQYLKEHSGLYGSKNNYYDVKINSDGTLNYNDYGYDITLYHTYSGFFQTKDGSMGIRFVKEKNGETYMERRIYRAGDGLYEFAYCEYIGQKIENNSLSDEVKESWDKRKNKLYLTVSESYGSEFYQYGLGIWFQENVNGYVNGSNKIIDNNNSKAILKIPGVIGSDIYDCEFVEKNGIEYVENGGIVYMSQDGVNTLTSSIDKIAIEEDGYTKWFVVPSELDGKRIAADLEDKTNIIIYKANGETTHNFHFYNEKSAVLKVGDYVAVVGEKGAEIKVTIEM; the protein is encoded by the coding sequence ATGAGTGCTTCTATATCAAACTATGATAATTTAAAAATTATATTAAAAGAAAAAGCAAATGCGATTCTTGAGGATGAAAATTCAAGTACAGCTAGTATTCAATATGCAATAAGTGAAGGAAATAAAATAATAATATCAGATGCTGTTGGTTTTTCTGATAAAGATAAAAATATTAAAGCTGATAATAATAGTATTTATGGTATTGGTTCTATAAGTAAACTTTATACTACTGTAGCTGTTTTACAGTTAGTGGATGAAAGAAAGGTTGATTTAGATCTCGCTGTAACAAATTATATAACTAATTTTAAGATGAAAGATCAACGTTATAAAAAGATAACAGTTCGAATGTTACTAAATCATTCAGCTGGTTTTATGGGAACTACACAAGGAAATGTGTCTTTTAGGGAAATCAATGATATGTACGGATATGATTCATTTCTGGATCAGTTAGCAGAACAAAATTTAAAAGCAGAACCAGGAGAGTATTCAGTTTATTCTAATGACTCATTTACCCTAGCGCAAATTTTAGTTGAGAGAGTCAGTGGTATGGAGTTTACACAGTATATAAAAGCAAATATTACTGGACCATTGGCACTGAAAAATACTAAAACACCTAGAGATGAATTTGATAGAAGTAAAATAGCCAAAGCTTATGATAAATATACAGGAAGAGTAGAACCGGTAGAAAACTTTATGGAAATAGGCATGGGTGGAATGTATTCTACAGCTGAAGAAACATGCAAGTTTATTAGTGATATAACCAATAGAGATAGTAAAATATTAAGTAAAAACTCTGTTGATGCTATGGGGCAGAAGGAATATTTAAAAGGTGTTTGGCCCATTGATGATAATGATAATATTTGGGGATTTGGTTTAGGCTGGGATTGTGTTAAACTTTTCCCTTTCAATAGATATGGAATAAAAGCATTAAGTAAATCAGGAGAAACTTTGGATTATAAGTCTTATGCTGTAGCTATTCCAGAGTATGATATATCTGTTACAGTAATAACCTCAGGCGGAAGTTTTGAAAATAATCAATACTTCGCAGTAAGTTCTCTATTGGAACTTCTTAAAGAGAAAGGAATTATAAAGGAAGGATTACCAAAGGCTAAGTTAGATTATCAAAGAAGTCAGTATATGCCTCAGTATTTAAAAGAACATTCAGGTCTATATGGCAGCAAAAATAATTATTATGATGTTAAGATAAATTCTGATGGAACATTAAATTATAATGATTATGGTTACGATATAACTCTTTACCATACCTATTCAGGATTTTTTCAAACAAAAGATGGCTCTATGGGAATAAGATTTGTAAAAGAAAAAAATGGAGAAACTTATATGGAAAGACGTATATACAGAGCTGGAGATGGGTTATATGAATTTGCTTATTGTGAGTATATAGGTCAAAAGATAGAAAACAATTCTTTAAGTGATGAAGTTAAGGAGTCTTGGGATAAAAGAAAGAATAAACTATACCTTACAGTAAGTGAAAGCTATGGATCAGAGTTTTATCAATATGGATTAGGAATATGGTTTCAAGAGAATGTAAATGGTTATGTTAATGGTAGTAATAAAATTATTGATAATAATAATAGCAAAGCAATACTAAAGATACCAGGAGTTATAGGTAGTGATATATATGATTGTGAATTTGTAGAGAAAAATGGTATAGAGTATGTTGAAAACGGCGGAATAGTCTATATGTCTCAAGATGGCGTTAATACATTAACTAGTAGTATAGATAAAATCGCCATTGAAGAGGATGGATATACTAAGTGGTTTGTTGTTCCTTCAGAACTTGATGGAAAAAGAATAGCTGCAGATTTAGAAGATAAAACAAATATTATTATCTATAAGGCTAATGGTGAAACAACGCACAATTTCCATTTTTATAATGAGAAGTCAGCAGTTTTAAAAGTAGGTGATTATGTTGCTGTGGTGGGAGAGAAAGGGGCGGAGATTAAGGTAACAATAGAAATGTAG